The following proteins are co-located in the Camarhynchus parvulus chromosome 19, STF_HiC, whole genome shotgun sequence genome:
- the LOC115911509 gene encoding transient receptor potential cation channel subfamily V member 1-like has translation MSSILGKMKKFGSFDMEESEVTDEHTDGEDSVQEAPDNPQGPLSSRVHPPKSNIFARRGRFVMGDSDKDMAPMDSFCQMDHLMAPSVIKFPVNLERGKLHKLLSTDSITGWSEKAFRFYDRRRIFDAVAQGNTKDLSDLLLYLNRTFKHLTDEEFKEPETGKTCLLKAMLNLHDGKNDTIPLLLDIARKTGTLKEFVNAEYTDNYYKGQTALHIAIERRNMYLVKLLVQNGADVHARACGEFFRKIKGKSGFYFGELPLSLAACTNQLCIVKFLLENPYQAANIAAEDSMGNMVLHTLVEIADNTKDNTKFVTKMYNNILILGAKINPILKLEELTNKKGLTPLTLAAKTGKIGIFAYILRREIKDPECRHLSRKFTEWAYGPVHSSLYDLSCIDTCEKNSVLEILAYSSETPNRHEMLLVEPLNRLLQDKWDRFVKHLFYFNFFVYTMHITILTAAAYYRPVQKNEKPPFTFGYSTGEYFRVTGEILSVLGGLYFFFRGIQYFVQRRPSLRTLIVDGYSEVLFFVHSLLLLSSVVLYFCGQELYVASMVFSLALGWTNMLYYTRGFQQMGIYSVMIAKMILRDLCRFMFVYLVFLLGFSTAVVTLIEDDNEGQETNISDYARCCHLKRGRTSYNSLYYTCLELFKFTIGMGDLEFTENYRFKSVFVILLVLYVILTYILLLNMLIALMGETVNKIAQESKSIWKLQRAITILDIENSYLNCLRHSFRSGKQVLVGITPDGQDDYRWCFRVDEVNWSTWNTNLGIINEDPGYSGDLRRNLSFSIRPGRVSGKHWKTLVPLLKDGEKRREEPHKPPEEVKLKPVLEPYFEPEDSEELKESIPKSA, from the exons ATGTCCTCCATCCTTGGGAAGATGAAGAAGTTTGGCAGTTTTGACATGGAGGAATCTGAAGTGACAGATGAACACACAGATGGGGAGGACTCTGTCCAGGAAGCCCCTGACAACCCCCAGGGCCCACTCAGCTCCAGGGTGCACCCACCcaaaagcaacatttttgcAAGACGGGGCCGCTTTGTGATGGGGGACAGTGACAAGGACATGGCTCCCATGGACTCCTTCTGCCAGATGGATCACCTGATGGCACCTTCTGTCATCAAATTCCCTGTGAATTTGGAGAGGGGCAAACTTCACAA GCTCCTATCTACAGATTCCATCACAGGCTGGTCAGAAAAAGCTTTCAGATTTTATGACCGCAGAAGAATCTTTGATGCTGTAGCCCAAGGCAACACAAAGGACCTCAGTGACCTGCTACTCTACCTTAACAGAACCTTCAAGCATCTCACAGATGAGGAGTTCAAAG agcCTGAAACTGGCAAAACCTGTTTACTGAAAGCCATGCTGAATCTACATGATGGGAAAAATGATACCATTCCCTTGCTGCTGGATATTGCAAGGAAAACTGGAACTCTGAAAGAGTTTGTTAATGCAGAATATACTGACAACTACTACAAGG GCCAGACTGCTCTTCACATTGCCATCGAGAGAAGGAACATGTACCTGGTGAAGCTCCTGGTCCAGAATGGAGCAGATGTTCATGCCAGAGCCTGTGGGGAGTTCTTCAGGAAAATCAAAGGGAAATCTGGCTTTTATTTTG GAGAGCTGCCTTtgtccctggctgcctgcaccAACCAGCTCTGCATTGTGAAATTCCTCCTGGAGAATCCCTACCAGGCAGCCAACATCGCTGCTGAGGACTCCATGGGCAACATGGTCCTGCACACACTGGTGGAGATTGCAGATAACACCAAGGATAACACCAAGTTTGTGACCAAGATGTATAATAACATATTGATCCTTGGTGCCAAAATTAATCCCATCCTCAAGCTGGAAGAACTCACCAACAAGAAAGGGCTGACTCCTTTAACTCTGGCAGCCAAAACAGGGAAGATAGGG ATTTTCGCTTACATCCTCAGACGGGAGATCAAAGACCCCGAGTGCAGACACTTGTCCAGGAAGTTCACTGAATGGGCCTATGGACCTGTCCACTCCTCTCTTTATGACCTGTCCTGTATAGACACCTGTGAGAAAAATTCAGTGCTGGAGATCCTTGCCTACAGCAGTGAGACACCA AACCGTCACGAGATGCTGCTGGTGGAGCCCCTTaacaggctgctgcaggacaagTGGGACCGCTTTGTCAAGCACTTGTTTTACTTCAACTTCTTTGTCTACACCATGCACATCACCAtcctcactgcagctgcttACTACAGACCtgtacagaaaaatgaaaag CCTCCCTTCACCTTTGGTTACAGCACTGGGGAATATTTTCGAGTAACTGGAGAGATCCTGAGTGTACTGGGAGGcctctatttctttttcagaggg ATCCAGTATTTCGTGCAGAGGCGCCCATCACTGAGGACCCTGATAGTTGATGGCTACAGTGAGGTTCTTTT CTTTGTccactccctgctcctgctgagctctgtggtgCTGTACTTCTGTGGCCAGGAGCTCTACGTGGCTTCCATGGTGTTCTCCCTGGCCCTGGGCTGGACCAACATGCTCTACTACACGCGGGGCTTCCAGCAGATGGGGATTTACTCGGTCATGATCGCCAAG ATGATCCTCAGAGATTTATGTCGCTTCATGTTTGTCTATCTCGTATTCCTCTTGGGATTTTCTACAG CTGTGGTGACTTTGATTGAAGATGACAACGAGGGGCAGGAAACAAATATCTCTGACTATGCCAGGTGCTGCCACTTGAAACGGGGCCGCACCTCCTACAACAGCCTCTACTACACCTGCCTGGAGCTCTTCAAGTTCACCATTGGCATGGGGGACCTGGAGTTCACAGAGAATTACAGGTTCAAGTCTGTCTTTGTCATCCTGCTGGTGCTCTATGTCATCCTCACCTACATCCTCCTGCTCAACATGCTCATTGCTCTGATGGGGGAGACTGTCAACAAAATTGCCCAGGAGAGCAAGAGCATCTGGAAACTCCAG AGAGCCATCACAATCCTGGACATTGAGAACAGCTACTTGAACTGTCTGAGGCACTCGTTCCGCTCTGGGAAGCAAGTCCTGGTGGGGATCACCCCTGATGGCCAAGATGATTACAGATGGTGCTTCAG GGTTGATGAAGTGAACTGGTCCACGTGGAACACTAATCTGGGCATCATCAACGAAGACCCTGGGTACTCTGGGGACCTCAGACGAAATCTCAGTTTCTCCATTAGGCCTGGCAGAG tTTCAGGGAAGCACTGGAAAACATTGGTTCCACTTCTAAAAGatggagagaagaggagagaagagcCTCACAAGCCACCAGAAGAAGTCAAATTAAAACCTGTTTTGGAACCTTATTTTGAGCCAGAAGATTCTGAGGAGTTGAAAGAGTCAATTCCAAAGTCAGCCTAA